GCTCTTCATGCATGCTGATTATATCATTATTGATCTGAGGTTTTTCTTGGTCTTTCATGGCATTTTTTTGTTCTCATGATATAAACCAAGCTTCGAAAAAGATGTTTCTACTCTAATCCATATTGATCAATAACTTTTCTAACCGAACCCAACTCCAGCAACATTTTTTGAGCTGTTTGGTAATCCAAATCAGTTTCATTCATTATCATGCGAGTTCCACGATCCACAAGCTTCTCATTGGACAGTTGCATATCCACCATCTTATTGCCTTTCACCTTTCCCAGCTTGATCATTATTGATGTGGAAAGCATATTCAAAACCAACTTCTGAGCTGTGCCGGACTTCATTCTTGTGCTTCCTGTGACAAACTCAGGACCAACTACCACTTCGACGGGAAACTCACAAGCATCAGCGACTTTGCTACCTTTATTGCAAACAATACAACCTGTTGTCAAGCCTTTGCTTCTCGCTTCATTAAGCCCTCCAATGACATATGGCGTTCCGCCAGATGCCGCTATTCCAATCACACAATCATTTTCCTCAATTGAAAACTCCCTCAAGTCATTCCAAGCTTGGCTTTCATTATCTTCCGCATTTTCCACAGCTTTCCTGATTGCTTTATCGCCACCTGCAATGATCCCATTTACCAAACCATGATCCACTCCAAAAGTAGGAGGACACTCGGATGCATCAACGATTCCCAATCTGCCACTAGTTCCCGCACCAA
The Aureibacter tunicatorum DNA segment above includes these coding regions:
- the murQ gene encoding N-acetylmuramic acid 6-phosphate etherase gives rise to the protein MNTTEQSSNYDNLESMSTLDLLEGMNAEDKLVPIAVEKSIPQIEKLVDAVVEKMRAGGRLFYIGAGTSGRLGIVDASECPPTFGVDHGLVNGIIAGGDKAIRKAVENAEDNESQAWNDLREFSIEENDCVIGIAASGGTPYVIGGLNEARSKGLTTGCIVCNKGSKVADACEFPVEVVVGPEFVTGSTRMKSGTAQKLVLNMLSTSIMIKLGKVKGNKMVDMQLSNEKLVDRGTRMIMNETDLDYQTAQKMLLELGSVRKVIDQYGLE